A genomic window from Candidatus Methylomirabilota bacterium includes:
- a CDS encoding CBS domain-containing protein, giving the protein MLVKRYMQTKVVMVGPEERANAALYMMKKKGIRHLLVIDDGKLRGIVTDRDFRLVRPSPATSLSIYEVHYLLDKLTVKEIMTKKVIAVAPETPIAEAARLLLNRRIGALPVVKDEKVVGIITETDMIRALIDLEEAS; this is encoded by the coding sequence ATGCTGGTAAAGCGCTATATGCAAACTAAGGTAGTCATGGTCGGTCCAGAGGAACGGGCCAACGCGGCCCTGTACATGATGAAGAAGAAGGGTATTCGACATCTCCTCGTGATCGATGACGGCAAACTGCGGGGGATCGTCACCGATCGGGACTTTCGGCTTGTGAGGCCCTCCCCTGCCACGAGCCTGTCTATCTACGAGGTTCACTACCTCCTGGATAAATTGACAGTGAAGGAGATCATGACCAAGAAGGTGATCGCTGTCGCGCCGGAGACCCCGATTGCCGAGGCGGCGCGCCTGCTCCTCAACAGGAGGATCGGGGCGCTACCGGTTGTGAAGGATGAGAAGGTAGTTGGTATCATCACCGAGACGGACATGATCCGGGCCTTGATTGATCTGGAAGAGGCTTC